The genomic segment GCTTGGCGTACGCGCGAGGCCTGCAAGGCCGCGAGCATGTCATTGAAGGAACGGGTCAGCTGCGCCAGCTCATCATCACCGACCACCGGAATAGGCCGCAGATCATCAGTGCGGGTCACATAGTCCACCGCCTGCTGCAGCCTTCCTACGGGGCGAAGCCCCGTGCGGGCGATCACCATGCCGGTGGCAATCGCGATGAGTACGCCCACCCCGCCGATGGTTAAAAGCATCAGCCCGAGGCTGGTGATTATGCGGTGGGTGTTTTCCAGATCCTGGGCCAGAATCACCGTGGCGCCATAGTCATTGCGTACTGCCACCACGCGCTCATCGCCGTTATTGCGTCGACTCAACTGCTGGGTGCCATTGACCACCCGAATCTCGTCGAATAGCTGGATTTGATCGCCCACCCCTGAGTGTGAGCCGGGCGGAAAATAGGCCACCCGCATCGAGGGGTTGTAGTTTTTAAACCGCGCGATTTCCGCCTCAGGGTTGTAGATAAATACCGGATCGAGGCTTTTCGAAAGCAGCGTTTCCGCTTTACTTTCAAGCTCGCGATCCACCGAATTCGTCATCGCGGTAGAGACCGTCCAGTAGGCGGCGATGGTCATGATTCCTACAGCGACGGCCACCATGAAGGCCGCCACCATAGACAAACGCCACCGCAGCGGGGAGCGATTCCACCCGCCGAGGCGCCTATCCATTTCAGCATGAGTGCCCGAGTCGGCGATGTCACCGTCCTCGGGCACGCACGTCGACTGCCGCAAAATCACGGTGCAGTCTCACGCAGCACGTAGCCGACACCCCTCACCGTGTGGATCAGGCGCGGCTCGCCATCGGCCTCAGTCTTTCGACGCAGATAGCCGATATAGACTTCCAGCGCGTTGCCGGAGGTGGGGAAATCATAGCCCCACACCTCTTCGAAGATTGCGGAGCGGCTGAGCACATGCGTCGCACGCGACAGCAGCAGCTCCAGCAGCGCAAACTCGGTGCGGGTCAGGCTGATCTGGCGCTGGCCGCGGAAGACGTCACGGGTTTCGGGGTTGAGGCGCAGGTCGGAGTAGACCAAGTCTGCGGTGGTTTCCGGACCGATGGCCTCAGCTGCGGCACGACGCAGCAGCGAACGCACACGCGCCAGAAGTTCCTCCAGAGCGAAAGGCTTGGGCAGGTAGTCGTCAGCGCCGGCATCCAGCCCGGCTACGCGATCCGACACCCCGTCGCGGGCGGTGAGCACCAAGATGGGGCGATCATCGCCGCGGCTACGCAACGTGC from the Corynebacterium ciconiae DSM 44920 genome contains:
- a CDS encoding response regulator transcription factor; translated protein: MKILVVDDEQAVRESLRRSLTFNGYDVVMGEDGQDALDLTEQEQPDLLILDVMMPRVDGLEVCRTLRSRGDDRPILVLTARDGVSDRVAGLDAGADDYLPKPFALEELLARVRSLLRRAAAEAIGPETTADLVYSDLRLNPETRDVFRGQRQISLTRTEFALLELLLSRATHVLSRSAIFEEVWGYDFPTSGNALEVYIGYLRRKTEADGEPRLIHTVRGVGYVLRETAP